From one Branchiostoma floridae strain S238N-H82 chromosome 3, Bfl_VNyyK, whole genome shotgun sequence genomic stretch:
- the LOC118412512 gene encoding putative potassium channel regulatory protein, producing MTNAQEFPPVVSLNVGGHRYTTTLSTLRKYEDSMLAVMFSGRHQVLTDKDGHYFIDRDGAFFSHILNFLLSEKLPPPDVGQQVYDEATFYGIEALSNQLLVYKDVAMAQRMQKWVSRHPQVTAIAVRMMACAVEKYHKNNDFHCTETQVRTTLDRGYTAEFCVGAVVGSYPCEVPIPKEFFKSKWKDTHGCISTDGPTDFSSPITVTDTDWIKGLLHHQFEKRGLSATLTTKICHCSKESRSISQHFKLSSLNGTIFVYCGKVAVNATFTWSKLQ from the exons ATGACTAACGCACAG GAGTTCCCGCCAGTTGTTAGCCTGAATGTTGGCGGACACCGCTACACCACCACGCTGTCCACCCTGCGCAAGTATGAGGACTCCATGTTAGCTGTCATGTTCAGCGGGAGACACCAAGTCCTTACTGACAAG GATGGCCATTATTTTATCGACAGGGATGGCGCATTCTTCAGCCATATTCTAAATTTCCTCCTCTCTGAGAAGTTACCACCCCCTGATGTAGGACAACAGGTTTACGATGAAGCAACATTTTACGGCATCGAAGCTTTGTCCAACCAACTCCTAGTCTACAAGGATGTTGCCATGGCACAGAGGATGCAAAAGTGGGTCTCCAGACATCCGCAGGTTACAGCAATTGCGGTGCGAATGATGGCATGCGCCGTGGAAAAGTACCACAAAAACAACGACTTTCATTGCACTGAGACGCAGGTCAGGACTACGTTAGACCGGGGATATACCGCAGAGTTTTGCGTCGGCGCGGTTGTTGGGTCATATCCATGTGAAGTCCCAATTCCGAAAGAGTTCTTCAAGTCCAAGTGGAAGGACACCCATGGATGTATCAGCACTGATGGACCCACAGACTTCTCTTCTCCAATCACGGTTACCGACACTGATTGGATCAAGGGACTGTTACACCACCAGTTTGAAAAACGGGGACTTTCGGCAACTCTGACGACAAAGATCTGCCATTGTTCCAAAGAGTCCAGGTCAATAAGTCAGCATTTTAAACTCAGTAGCCTGAATGGAACCATTTTTGTTTACTGTGGGAAGGTTGCAGTGAATGCTACTTTTACCTGGTCCAAGTtacaataa